One Phycisphaera mikurensis NBRC 102666 DNA window includes the following coding sequences:
- a CDS encoding complex I subunit 1/NuoH family protein: MLSAQAFLSIVVALSLLPVILGATAYLILLERKVAAWAQDRIGPNRTDFSFGQSDLLEIYPTLGRIVRSIPGFRFLARKKAFGLGQALADGLKLFVKEDYTPPFVDLRLFLLAPVLAVIPAMIGWAVIPWGGMWAFPGIHLFGIDLVAPSPVDPVTGLVDAARVAVLPISIGVIYLLAVSSLAVYGVVLAGFSSNNKFAFLGGLRATAQMLSYEIPMGVCVLIMILMYRTADTEAMVQGQISAGWFGLGEVWGVLMHPLLAAIFFVCVLAECNRAPFDLAEAEQELVGGFHTEYSSMKWALFFLGEYIHMITGSAFVVLMFFGGWELPFLHAFPSVAEGWLEGILVVSLKMGVFMAKVALVLFVMMWVRWTLPRFRFDQLMRLAWRGMIPLVLVMLLVVGVMVWAGLTAWWMFTLANVAVVAGALLLSPLLPAGPEVNRKVPLVGSRFSPA; the protein is encoded by the coding sequence ATGCTCAGCGCGCAGGCCTTCCTGTCGATCGTCGTGGCCCTGTCGCTTCTCCCGGTGATCCTGGGGGCGACGGCCTACCTCATCCTCCTGGAGCGCAAGGTCGCCGCGTGGGCGCAGGACCGGATCGGCCCCAACCGCACCGACTTCTCCTTCGGCCAGTCCGACCTGCTGGAGATCTACCCGACGCTGGGCAGGATCGTCCGCTCGATCCCCGGTTTCCGCTTCCTCGCCCGGAAGAAGGCCTTCGGCCTGGGCCAGGCCCTCGCCGACGGCCTCAAGCTCTTCGTGAAGGAGGATTACACCCCGCCCTTTGTCGACCTGCGGCTGTTCCTGCTCGCGCCCGTGCTCGCGGTGATCCCCGCGATGATCGGCTGGGCGGTGATCCCCTGGGGCGGGATGTGGGCCTTCCCGGGCATCCACCTCTTCGGGATCGACCTCGTCGCCCCTTCGCCGGTGGACCCGGTGACCGGCCTGGTCGACGCGGCCCGCGTCGCGGTGCTGCCGATCTCGATCGGCGTCATCTATCTGCTCGCCGTCAGCTCGCTCGCCGTGTACGGGGTGGTGCTCGCGGGTTTCTCCAGCAACAACAAGTTCGCCTTCCTCGGCGGCCTCCGGGCGACGGCCCAGATGCTCAGCTACGAGATCCCCATGGGCGTCTGCGTGCTGATCATGATCCTGATGTACCGCACCGCCGACACCGAGGCGATGGTCCAGGGCCAGATCTCCGCCGGCTGGTTCGGGCTCGGCGAGGTCTGGGGCGTGCTGATGCACCCGCTGCTGGCGGCCATCTTCTTCGTGTGCGTGCTCGCCGAGTGCAACCGGGCCCCCTTCGACCTCGCCGAGGCCGAGCAGGAGCTCGTCGGCGGCTTCCACACCGAGTACTCCTCGATGAAGTGGGCGCTCTTCTTCCTGGGCGAATACATCCACATGATCACCGGCTCGGCGTTCGTCGTGCTGATGTTCTTTGGCGGCTGGGAGCTGCCCTTCCTCCACGCCTTTCCAAGCGTCGCCGAGGGCTGGCTGGAGGGGATCCTCGTCGTGAGCCTGAAGATGGGCGTGTTCATGGCCAAGGTGGCGCTGGTGCTCTTCGTGATGATGTGGGTCCGCTGGACGCTCCCGCGTTTCCGCTTCGATCAGCTGATGCGGCTGGCTTGGCGCGGCATGATCCCGCTGGTGCTGGTGATGCTGCTGGTCGTCGGCGTGATGGTTTGGGCCGGGCTGACGGCTTGGTGGATGTTCACGCTGGCCAACGTTGCCGTGGTCGCCGGAGCCCTGCTCCTCAGCCCGCTGCTGCCTGCGGGGCCGGAGGTGAACCGGAAGGTGCCGCTGGTGGGAAGTCGGTTCAGCCCGGCGTGA